One genomic segment of Peromyscus leucopus breed LL Stock chromosome 23, UCI_PerLeu_2.1, whole genome shotgun sequence includes these proteins:
- the LOC114704501 gene encoding LOW QUALITY PROTEIN: hydroxycarboxylic acid receptor 2 (The sequence of the model RefSeq protein was modified relative to this genomic sequence to represent the inferred CDS: inserted 1 base in 1 codon), producing the protein MSKQNHFLVINGKNCCVFRDENIAKVLPPVLGLEFVFGLLGNGLALWIFCFHLKSWKSSRIFLFNLAVADFLLIICLPFLMDNYVKRWDWRFGDIPCRLMLFMLAMNRQGSIIFLTVVAVDRYFRVVHPHHSLNKLSNRMATIISCFLWGITIGLTVHLLYTNMMTRNGEANLCSSFSICYTFRWHDAMFLLEFFLPLGIILFCSARIIWSLRQRQMDRHTKIKRAINFIMVVAIVFIICFLPSVAVRIRIFWLLYKNNVRDCDIYSSADLAFFTTLSFTYMNSMLDPVVYYFSSPXFPNFFSTCINRCLRKKSLGETENNRSTSVELTGDHSTVRSVPEALMTDPSEPCSPSYLATTSR; encoded by the exons ATGAGCAAACAGAACCACTTTCTGGTGATAAATGGCAAGAACTGCTGTGTGTTCCGAGATGAAAACATTGCCAAAGTCTTGCCGCCGGTGTTGGGGCTGGAGTTTGTGTTCGGGCTCCTGGGCAATGGCCTTGCCCTGTggattttctgtttccatctcAAGTCCTGGAAATCCAGCCGGATTTTCCTGTTCAACTTGGCGGTGGCTGACTTTCTCCTCATCATCTGCTTGCCCTTCCTGATGGACAACTATGTCAAAAGGTGGGACTGGAGGTTTGGAGACATCCCCTGCCGTCTGATGCTCTTCATGCTGGCCATGAACCGGCAAGGCAGCATCATCTTCCTCACCGTGGTGGCTGTGGACCGGTACTTCCGGGTGGTCCATCCCCACCACTCCCTGAACAAGCTCTCCAACCGGATGGCGACCATCATCTCTTGCTTCTTGTGGGGTATCACCATTGGCCTGACCGTCCATCTCCTCTACACGAACATGATGACCCGCAATGGCGAAGCAAATCTGTGCAGCAGCTTCAGCATCTGTTACACCTTCAGGTGGCATGATGCCATGTTCCTCCTGGAGTTCTTCTTGCCCCTAGGCATCATCCTGTTCTGCTCGGCCAGGATCATCTGGAGCCTCCGGCAGAGACAGATGGACCGACACACCAAGATCAAGAGGGCTATCAACTTCATCATGGTGGTGGCTATCGTCTTCATCATCTGCTTCCTGCCCAGCGTGGCTGTGCGGATCCGCATCTTCTGGCTTCTCTACAAAAACAACGTGCGGGACTGTGATATCTACTCCTCGGCGGACCTGGCATTCTTCACCACGCTCAGCTTCACCTACATGAACAGCATGCTGGACCCGGTGGTCTACTATTTCTCCAGTC TCTTTCCCAACTTCTTCTCTACGTGTATCAACCGCTGCCTGCGGAAGAAATCATTGGGCGAAACAGAGAATAACCGGAGTACAAGCGTGGAGCTCACGGGGGACCACAGCACGGTCCGAAGTGTCCCAGAGGCGTTAATGACTGACCCCAGTGAGCCATGCAGCCCCTCTTATCTGGCCACAACATCTCGTTAA